In a single window of the Mustelus asterias chromosome 3, sMusAst1.hap1.1, whole genome shotgun sequence genome:
- the c18h3orf33 gene encoding protein C3orf33 homolog isoform X3: protein MPEQSRNVLGGYLSQFTKFTSAAEIPDRFIEKNVILRGRVHHITRNGLEVEHIPITFPVISTLQRRWQSDGHLMLRLAGLQMTDEGRIWLREQIKPSHVVWFQPLRRDNSIIDCIVRFKKDGFFSVSLNEEILRNGLGRTVNIEGLNSNPKLYWRLQKKLLRAELNALKKGKGIWKEPTLLEKISNDLQRYKILHNMQILFSWIKSLRKK, encoded by the exons TTTACTAAATTTACTAGTGCTGCAGAGATACCCGATAGATTTATTGAAAAAAATGTAATACTTCGAGGGAGAGTACATCACATAACGAGAAATGGACTAGAAGTAGAACATATTCCCATTACCTTTCCTGTCATTTCAACTCTACAAAGAAGGT GGCAGTCAGATGGTCATCTGATGCTTAGACTGGCTGGCTTACAAATGACTGATGAGGGCAGAATCTGGTTACGAGAGCAAATAAAACCTTCTCACGTTGTTTGGTTTCAACCTCTGAGGAGGGATAATTCTATTATTGATTGCATTGTAAGATTCAAAAAG GATGGTTTTTTCTCAGTTTCTCTAAATGAAGAGATTTTGAGGAATGGTCTTGGACGAACTGTTAACATTGAGGGCCTGAATTCTAACCCGAAACTGTACTGGAGATTGCAGAAAAAGTTGCTTAGGGCAGAACTAAATGCCCTGAAAAAAGGTAAAGGCATCTGGAAAGAACCTACTttattagaaaaaatctcaaatgATCTACAGCGATATAAGATTTTGCATAATATGCAAATTCTTTTTTCATGGATCAAATCTCtcagaaaaaaataa